A part of Liolophura sinensis isolate JHLJ2023 chromosome 1, CUHK_Ljap_v2, whole genome shotgun sequence genomic DNA contains:
- the LOC135461487 gene encoding melanocortin receptor 3-like, which yields MESLNKGNNSTSNSSMNTDDTTEPGRQIAGYAMSVLTLSCVVASWILNIIVFRALNKVGEKKMKVKFFMQSAIVGDVLLSTSLGMRTIFALAGVDDQNENASVASKCANVVYDFYGYFTAFYQILSCMILAMDRFYSILKPLAYYTMVYGRTAKALSVGVPFAVAFSLSIPIVILKIKPEEELISLCYRANNSARYTEEILPFLIIVFVVFTLLISCGVFVLMGYQKRASRDTLGEHRDNFKRQVRLAVTFFFVHITYALMYIPGALYFSFLAENLLSQPYLNFYLAQGSLIIYLSNTIIDPLIYMFRIESIKTCVKTMCCGKNGEIKCKLGVTTWKKKTEEIATITGASQIDNPV from the coding sequence ATGGAAAGTCTTAACAAAGGCAACAACTCCACATCAAACTCATCAATGAATACTGATGATACCACCGAACCAGGTAGGCAAATCGCCGGTTATGCAATGTCGGTGTTGACACTATCATGTGTGGTGGCCTCTTGGATATTGAATATCATCGTCTTCAGAGCACTGAATAAAGTAGGCGAGAAGAAAATGAAGGTAAAGTTTTTCATGCAAAGCGCCATCGTGGGAGATGTTTtgctgtccaccagtttggGGATGCGGACGATTTTTGCATTGGCTGGCGTGGACGATCAGAACGAGAACGCTTCAGTAGCGAGTAAATGTGCTAACGTCGTTTATGACTTCTACGGCTATTTCACTGCCTTCTACCAAATCTTATCATGCATGATATTGGCCATGGATAGATTCTATTCCATCCTGAAACCTTTGGCCTACTACACCATGGTATACGGCAGAACGGCCAAGGCTTTGTCAGTCGGTGTACCATTCGCTGTTGCATTTAGCTTGTCCATTCCAATTGTGATCCTGAAAATCAAGCCAGAGGAAGAGCTGATCTCGCTCTGCTACCGAGCGAACAATTCCGCAAGGTACACCGAAGAGATCCTGCCTTTTCTTATCATCGTGTTCGTGGTTTTCACATTGCTTATTTCCTGTGGCGTCTTCGTGCTTATGGGATATCAGAAGAGAGCGTCGCGTGATACACTTGGAGAGCATAGGGACAACTTCAAGCGTCAAGTCAGGCTGGCCGTCACCTTCTTCTTTGTCCACATTACCTACGCCCTGATGTATATACCCGGTGCCCTGTACTTCTCGTTCCTTGCAGAAAATCTACTCTCTCAACCGTACCTTAATTTCTATCTCGCTCAGGGATCGCTTATTATCTACTTGAGCAACACGATCATCGACCCTTTGATTTACATGTTTAGGATAGAATCCATTAAAACATGTGTTAAGACCATGTGCTGTGgaaaaaatggagaaataaaATGCAAGCTAGGTGTAACAACATGGAAGAAAAAGACCGAAGAGATTGCCACAATAACTGGGGCAAGTCAAATTGACAATCCTGTCTAG